A window of Punica granatum isolate Tunisia-2019 chromosome 8, ASM765513v2, whole genome shotgun sequence genomic DNA:
GGAATTTTGTCCGTCCAGTTTAGGGATGGTTCATGGGCCTTGTGTTAACTGTGATTTCATTTTGCTTCCTCTTTGAGACTCACTAATTCTTTGCTTTGTTTAATCCTCTAGGACGTTGCCAAAAGGAATGATGTGCAGCCCCCATTCAGAAATTTGATCAAGTTAACATTGGTCGGTGAAATAGATTCTGTAGCTGTTAAGGGCCTTTTTGTGATACTTAGGAGATCGCCTCGACTTCAAAGTCTCCACTGTGAAGAGGTAGCTTTTTATTTACAAGTGGTGATAATCGTCCTGTATCTGCATGCACTCAGAGCATTGTTTGCTTTAGTTGTTTGCAAAACAGCAGTCCTgatgaaatgaatgaatgaatgaatggtCTCACTGTCATGACTAGGAGCTCAGGTACCATCGGGTGAATGGAGTCCATGGATTGCTAAACCCCCTGCCTTCGTGTTTCCTGACAGAGCTCAAAGAGATCTCAGTATTTGTCGGCTGTAGGAATTGTCCGAAGAAACAACTTTTTATGGCACTGATCTTCCTTGAGAGAGCAGTGGCTTTGGAAAAATTGAATGTCCAACTTAAAGTGTGACGTTCTACTGGAATATTTAAGCATGTATCCGAGAGGGTCGAAAAAATGTCGAATCTTGTTGCAGCCGCTATCTTGGCATTGAGATTGGACATCCTGGAGAATCAATTTAGGCCACTAGAGTCCGTAACTCCTAAATATGAGTCTGATATGACCATTCattccatatttttttaaaacttagaATCCCAATTATCCGTTACATTCTGTTTGTTGATCGATGATCAATGCTTTTGACCCCTTTTCGTATAGAATCATAGAAGATTACAGTACATAAGCTTGCATTGCTAGTTGTAGTAACCGGGGCTTCTCTTGAACCCGATGCTCTAAAGACAATGATATGGCActgtaaaaaattttatcatCACTCCGGGTACTTTGATTCACGCTCAACATTTTCATGAGAACCACTGGATTAAGTCCAAATCAATGAATATCACACCTGCTCATTAGACCAGATATATTCAAGATCTAAATCCCGTATGAATGTGCTCAACTCGAATGATGTGCATTGTATAACATGTAAAAAGACTACTTAGAAAGGCGACTCATCCAGTAGGAAAAAGGAGAGGAGAAGGGCCTTTTGAAAGTGAAAATTATGTGTGGCTCAAGCATGGAGTTGGAAAGTTAACACTTGGATCATTCCTAGCATACAAAGGAAGAGGCCTGCGGAGGGACCAAAACACTATTTACAGAATTTAACACTACCTCCTTCCTCCCCACTTAAACCGGCAGAactctgaaaataatttactgCTCCGAGTTTCAATTCTGACATCTCAATTCCTGGGGAACAGGGTCAAGAGTTGTTTCTCAAACGCCACCAAGCTGGAAGATTGTGGAGCAGTAAGGTCAGCGAATAATTCATTAGAGCAAGAGTGAGGAAGTTCATTTACTGCAATGAAGCATCAAAGTCACAGTCGGGTAACTAACATTTCATACTTGCGCACCGCTTCATTTCGTTTTGCAACATATAGCTCACTGTCTTTTGGTATGTTGCTCACAGGGTTATCTGCAGATCAATGAAAGGAGGAAATAAGAGTGAAATATCTATGTTTCAATGGGCATAGTTGATAGCAATCACAGATTCTGCTAGTCACAAGAAACTCAAGCAAACACGATATAGAGAATATTACTCGCAAGTTAACCAAATGAGATCATTCCCATTATGCCAAGTTTAAAATCATACAGAATCTTTGAGTAAGCACTTTAAATGGTTTTGTGGCTAGGTCATTAATTCATTACTCGCAAGTAGTTCAAACGAGACTGTTTCCCATCCCTTTATATGACCTCTTATAGGGACCATAATTTTCCATATAGCATGCTGCCAAGAGTGCAATTCTACCAAAAAGGAACATCGAGATAGAAGGAGGAGGCAATACATGGAATCGGGACAAGGTGTTTCGAGGGCAAACTTCTGCCAGCATTTACCAAAGGGACTTCTGCAGGATGCTCCACAACCTGTTGAAGCAACAATTCGATAAACTATCCTGGAACGATAAATGCTGCCGCCAGCCAGCCACCATTACACAATGAATGAATGCATAACCAAGGACTCTTTATCCAGCAACTCATGAGTCCAGAACAAACCACAGGAATCGGTAACACTAATTGCAAGTAACTATAAACAAAGGGGATCGGGCAAGTtaccttcttcttttccttcctcTTCAGAATCTTCATGTGGCACTTTTTGATATAGTGTGTCAAATGATACTTAGAATGTTTAGCGGAGAGTTGATCTCTGATCTCTGGGTTGTTTGTTAGCCAGTCAGCTATCTCATTGGACTTAACTACGTCATCCGTTTCCAGGGACTCTAACCACGAATAAACTGGCAACCACTGGTCAGTACGTTGGAATCGGTACGGGTACTCCTTCTGACTCACTTCTTTTTCCTGCCAACATACATGTGTTCTGTGAAATGCCACCCCACTCGTTGTGTTCTTACACTAGTTTTGATAATAACTAAAAGCATTGAATCAAAACGAGAGAGGACCTCGCACTTCCTGGAtatcttcaaaaaaaaataaaaaaaatacacacaTGGATCTGAGTTAACAGAATGATGTACCAATCACCTCTACAGAACCTAAAActgtgattcttttttttttttgttgcatAAAATGTCTTCTCCGGAGCAAATTGAAATTCCTAACTCATACCTCACCCAACCCAAATCCCCAATTTGAAAGACTGAAGTCCAAAATAGCGATGGATGTGATCACATGAACTTTGACGAGGGAAAAATTAATGGACTTTGATCGTCCAAAATTCAGGGGAAAAAGACATTGAAGCATCAATTGCAAGTAATACGAATGAGCGGAGTTCAATGGACATGCAATTGCCGTGGAGGAGACTGTGTTGAGGTGATACTCTTACCGGCGGCGCTTGAGTGGGCAACCTCAGGATGTTCTGAATGGACAGAAGCCTCTCAATGAGCTCGGACTTAGCCATGGATTTGAGCTCGGCCGGCAGGCAGCTGCGGTTGACGTCGATCCAAGCCTCGACGTCGGTGACGCTGACGGCCTTCGCCTCCGGGAAGGCACGGAGCCAAGCTCGAGCCATGGCCTCCCATTCCTGAGCTTGGTCGGTTGGGCCGGTGGGATTTTGGTCGGACACTCTGGGCTCCTCCGCCGGAGTCTGCTCTGAGCCGTTTGACATGTCTTGTTGTCCCCCCCGGCAGGCAGATTACGGGGGCGAGATCTCTCTCTCCGCCTCCGGCTCCGATCCTCGTATATATTAGATGTATCGTCTGTAAATTAAATTGCTCTCTGTATAGTATATACATTACATGCAAGGACATCAAACGGCACCGTCGGCGTGCCCGCCAATCCTTGGGCCAACGGCTTCGGCCCAACGGGCCCAAAAGAAATAATCGAACCAATTTTTCATGCGACTCGACCTGAGAGCGGACATGGGCATGATGGCATCTAAGGTCGGACGGCGAGGCAAAGCTCTCAATCTATCTAACCTCAACGGATCTGAAATTGATTGCTCCCGATCTACGAATTCGGCATTCCTGTCCTAGAAAAGGTGCAGGCGGCCCTCTGAACTGAACTTCGAAGGAAGCGAGgaatcattcattcattcgCTCGCCCGCCCGCCCGCCACAATATTTGGCAttgagagcgagagagagagagagatcagtTCCATAGATTCTCGACGGCGATGGAGGTTGAACTGAAAGAGATGCTTGATGAGCTGGAGTCGCTCAAGGGATCACTTCCGGATCCTCCTAATGCTTCCATCGACAAGGTACCCCTCAGCTACTTCATCTGCATGTCATATGTATGCACTCTTGCGTTTGTACAATTTGCCTTTTTCTGCTGTCTTCGGAGACAGATGATGACATCACCGACACGTAGAATCCTATAGGCTGAGCGAACTTAATTGACGTTTTCTACCCCTGCATGCATCGGTATTGATTAAATTGGTCGAGATCACTCTATTGCGAATGACGATTGACATTTGAAtcatttattatcatttcCATGGGTTCGCGGTGCTGATGCAGAGTCAGGGTGAATTTTTAAGGGGCGGGGGTTTGGTCTGATTGAGTGGCAAGGGAATGGAatgaatttcattgatgaaGAGAGTTTTGGATTTCCAAGTATAGCTTCTCAGCTGATTGAAAATGGTTAAAAGAAAGCCGTGAATTAACTATAAGAACTGCGAATGCCAGGGGGCGAGAATCCTGATTGATATTATCAAGCAGTTTCTTATCCACCAGCCTCCTTGTCAAGATTGTTGGGTCTGTAACCAGATATTATGCTAAGTTGATGGGTAATTTCACATTTTGCCAAAGCAaacaaattttgaatttggaGCACTCAACTCTCGCATCCTTTTTCTATCCATGCATATATGAGATGCTTTTGGTAACTGTTCTTTGAGATATTATTCATGCCCATAATAATTGTTCGTTTCATGGTCTTGTAGCTTCAATTGCATATAAAACGTCTCACAGATCTTGCGAAATCTGCACCAGTTCGGCGCTCAAAACTCAAGGTTGTTCTCTTCGATCTCATGTAACCTGGCCTAGACGTGTCTTTAGCTGCAATCTTCTAGTCATAATctgatttaattattaataatgttGATGCATCTATATGTTCTCTAATGGCAGGATATGAGTGCAGAGGTTGTAGATAGCAACCCTTACAGCAGGCTCATGGCACTTCAAAGGATGGGAATTGTGGAGAACTATGAAAGAATACGAGAGTACTCTGTTGCCATAGTTGTCTGTACTTATCTCCTCCCTCTTAATATTGTGCGCGTGGATTTACTGTCCTAATTGGGCATGCAAAATGATTAACTGTTATGCACTTCCTCATGTTGAGCCATTTGTGTAAATATATTGCTCAATACCCAGGAGCTTCTTAGCTAAAACTATAGATCTACGTAATAAGCtgccaaaaaacaaaaagaaaaaagtttctGCTCATTCAGAAGATCATACCGGTAAATAAAGGGGAGGTACTGCCGCATCTAATCTGGCCTCTCATATTGCATTAGAAGTACTCCGTCTCATTGGAAATGCTTTTACGGCAAAGGCCATCTTCCATGTTGTGTGAATTTCTTTAAATAGGTGAATGGTTTTCCTTTCAGcacatattatgcatgtaaatGGACTTTTCAGTCTTCCCTGCTGGTTTTGATGTCagtaattttataatttacatattCTGATAGTGACCTTTGCTCTGGCGTCTTGATCAATATGTAGGGAATTGGCGGTGTAGGCAGTGTTGCTGCAGAGATGCTGACAAGATGTGGTATAGGCCGTCTTCTGTTATATGATTATGATAAAGTGGAGTTGGCAAATATGAACAGGCTATTTTTCCGTCCTGAGCAGGTACTTACAGTACTTTTCTTCTGAAATATtgtaataagaaaattatcaaAGCCACTATCATTagttttattacttttttggCAATATGATGGCATCACATGATTAGTTGGTCAGATAATGTGTGCCTGAGATACAGAATTAATATGGTGGAAGAACACTGTCTCATTGGAGTGGTTCAGTTCTGAGAGAAAATTGCAAACTCGCTATTTAgtttcatattttcttttccccctcTGTAATTGTTAGGTTGGAATGACAAAGACTGATGCTGCTGTTCAGACTCTTCAAGATATAAACCCTGATGTGGTACTTGAGGTACGTGGGTGTTATAATCTGAATCAAGTAAGGGGAACGTCAGAAaatctttaaattttcttctaAAAGCCAATATGAACAGTTTCCTTatcatagttttttttttctttcctctttggGAACGGATCCTAGCCTTACTGTATTTTAATATCACTATGATGTTTTAAATTGTTAGTTATTGTAAAACCAATCTGCTTCTGTTTTTGTGAAACAATTTACTTCAGTCTGAATGCATTTTACAAAacctttttttgggttttataTTCTTGCAATTTCTCTTTGGCTGATATATTTCATGTTTGTAGAGTTATACATTAAACATCACAACGGTGCAAGGATTTGAAACTTTTATGTCAAGTTTGAGAAATAAGACCTTTCGGCTGGAGAAAGAAGGCAGCGGAGTGGATCTTGTTTTAAGCTGTGTTGACAATTATGAAGCTAGGATGGTTGTTAACCAGGTAATCTTCCATGCAGTTAATATATTCTTGTCTTCTGTGGTTTCTATTGGATATATTGCCGTAATAACTTTTCTACAttggaattttcttttctatacCAGAATAACTGGATATTTTGCTTTGAACTGGTCTAGTTGACACAATCATGCTGCTTGTACCTTCTTCTGTTTTGCTAAATTGCGTCAACATTACAAATTCTGAATTCCtgttttctctattttcatACAGGCTTGCAATGAATTGAATCAAACTTGGATGGAATCTGGTAAGCTATTCTGATGTTGCTTCTATTTGTAAATACATTTCATAATATAAACTACTGCCAATCATGCTGTGCCAGAACATATTTTACTGCATGTAAAGTGTTCCAACTTCCTTGCTGTCAGTGCCTGTCAGAATTGACCTTTCTTACCAAATACCACCAGGCATCAGATCATGAACTTGGAGATGTTACTCTGGTTCTCATATTATCTTTACTTGAAATTCTAAAGGCACTTAACCAGGAGgttcttttttccttccaaAATTGATGAGGGCTGTGGTTTCCTTGAAGTAAGATAGATGCCTTTGGAATTTCTATGCAAATATATTTGCAGTTCATCAATCCATCCGCTGAATTATTACCCAGTGAaccagatttttttttttttgcccagCCCTGTGAACCAGATTAAAGTGTTGAATCCCTTATGGGATTAATGTGCATATGTTTATTATACCTTctggagaaaaataaattgctTTAATTTGTGTCAGGTGTTTCTGAGGATGCTGTTTCAGGTCACATACAGTTGCTGATTCCTGGAGAGACTGCATGTTTTGCATGTGCGCCACCTTTGGTAGGTTCATATGGCAACCTCAGTCCAGAAAATGCTTGATGAATGAGTATCTTGCCCCTAtgtatgcatgcatgcactCTTACATATAGGGTCATGGAAATGTTCATACTTCATTTTAGGTTGTAGCATCTGGAGTAGATGAACGTACCCTAAAACGCGAGGGAGTCTGTGCTGCATCTTTGCCTACTACTATGGTGAGTGACCTTCCTTTCCTATTCTTATTTATGTTGGCTGTTCATATTGAAGTGCGGTAGACAGATTGGTCTTGGATCTCTGTCGTTCTGTAACAAGTTAATAATTCATTTAAATTACCTGATCCACCGTGCAAATTACTATCTACAAACCCagcaccatttttttttccttgtaggCTGTGTGCCTTGATACGTAAcacttgaatta
This region includes:
- the LOC116187861 gene encoding uncharacterized protein LOC116187861 — its product is MSNGSEQTPAEEPRVSDQNPTGPTDQAQEWEAMARAWLRAFPEAKAVSVTDVEAWIDVNRSCLPAELKSMAKSELIERLLSIQNILRLPTQAPPEKEVSQKEYPYRFQRTDQWLPVYSWLESLETDDVVKSNEIADWLTNNPEIRDQLSAKHSKYHLTHYIKKCHMKILKRKEKKKVVEHPAEVPLVNAGRSLPSKHLVPIPYNPVSNIPKDSELYVAKRNEAVRKYEILVAFEKQLLTLFPRN
- the LOC116187860 gene encoding ubiquitin-like modifier-activating enzyme 5, yielding MEVELKEMLDELESLKGSLPDPPNASIDKLQLHIKRLTDLAKSAPVRRSKLKDMSAEVVDSNPYSRLMALQRMGIVENYERIREYSVAIVGIGGVGSVAAEMLTRCGIGRLLLYDYDKVELANMNRLFFRPEQVGMTKTDAAVQTLQDINPDVVLESYTLNITTVQGFETFMSSLRNKTFRLEKEGSGVDLVLSCVDNYEARMVVNQACNELNQTWMESGVSEDAVSGHIQLLIPGETACFACAPPLVVASGVDERTLKREGVCAASLPTTMGVVAGLLVQNTLKFLLKFGHVSPYLGYNSLKDYFPTMEMRPNPQCSNGACLERQKEYLLAKPARDAAKAKMEAETLSAAEGPLHADNEWNISVVDNSEIDVKAAASSDTLPVGLTRELPSADEYPKLPATGPADMSVDDLEELKKQLEALNAD